tggatttttttattttccattccATGAACCACATCACCTTGACCTTCCACAAcacataatctttttttttttttttaccatgcatGTAAATACTCTGCCTAAActgaactcccccccccccccccccttttttcagTTCCAGCTAATTTTTCTGAATGGAAATCACTACGACAGCGTTTATCCCATCAGCCATATAAAGAATGCTGCACTCTGCCAGTGTGAGTCGAGTCACAAATGGCTTCCCAAAATCTGGTTTGCTGGAGTAAGGAAAGACTTGATCGCTGACACGTGTGTTTACGCTGCAGCCATCTTGTACGAGCTGCTGTACGCCGACGTCTTCCAGCTGAGCCGGCACACCGTGACTTCCTGTCAGTCAAGAGGCCGAACCAGCGAGCGGCTGACCGACGACAGTATGGCGCCGTGCCTCAGCAGCGACGACTCCGACTCGGAAGCGGAGAACTTATTCAGGAGCAACAACAGCCGGATGAGGGTAAACACAGTTAACCATATTTTTTAGGCTAATAAATCCCACAACGCCCTTTGTGTGAGTGCAGGGGCGGGGTCGCGGCCTTCCGTTGCCAGAGAGTGTGCGCCGTTCACTGAGCGAGAGTCTGTACCGAAATGTTGCATATGACGTGTGGCACAAGTCCAAGAAAGGTGAGGCAGAGAAAGAGGTTTCCTCCTGTTTAAATCCACCCCCACTAATCAAGTCTCCCGTCTTTCAGCTCAACTCAAGCAGGATTACTGCATGGCTGCCGGGATGCAGTACACTGTCGGCCAACGATGTCAGGTCTTGCACACTTTAAAATGTGCATTTTATGTTTTATATATGCACACATACTGATTGCTGCTCAATGACTGTAGGTATGGCTGGATGGAAGTGAGCAGAGCTACAACGCCACCATTGAGGAAATCCCGCCTGATGACGGCCCGGTGACTATTTACACGGAAGAAGAAGGCCAACTGTACGTAACGCGTATACACAAACTGCAAATGTTATCATGCAACTCACTTTTACTATCACCATTATGCCCCTCAAATATTTgcctatttgatttttttatctttttattttctttttagtgtTATATTTTCTGTctgtgttgctccaccgtttGTATATTCAAATATCTCTTGCTTAAACTTTTCGAACACCACAACACTGATAGAATTCTTTAGCCCGTCTATAgtgttttgcattgtttgttagcattaagctaaggcaaggcaagaaaaaaaaaaatctggtcaaCGATTGCTTGTTCTTTAAAATTCGTATCTCAAGACGCCACTGTATACGCTCAGTCATGCTAACTGCTGCACATGCGTGACTGCAGACGTGTTCCTTTGTGGAGTCTGCGACCCGTGACGTCAGAAAGCCCGGAATGGAACCCCGTCCACCGTCGGGAAAGGAGAGTCTGCAACGGACAGCAAGGTATTGGCATGTTTGATCTAGAAAGATGAGCCTTCCACTCATTTGATGTCCATGTCAAGAATGAGGCATGCTTTGTCTTCCAGAAGGGCCTCGGGGCTCTGGCAAGTCCGGACCAAAGTCCTCTGGTTTCAGAGTGGTCTCAAGTGGACGCGGGTACCAGCAGAAGTCACGAGCGCCGCATGAAGATCCGAGACGCTACAAGTAAGTGCGGAGATTGGCCTGCTTCTTTTGGTCACAGCGTTGTTCCAAGTTGGTGGTGTTCTTCAGGAGGAGCTCAGCAGACACTTTGTCATTTGGTACGACCAGTGGGGAGCCCAAAGAGGAGGAGCAGGTGGAAATCCATCTCAAGGATGAGCTCAGCTTCCCAGCTCTTAGGGTTAGGAATCCACTTGTCGGTCGTTCTCTCCATTTGTCCACAGAATGAAACGAATGAATTTTGTCTTCTTCAGAGTCCACTTGAAGTTGTTGGCAGGCGTTCTTTGCCTGCTGCGGAAACACAGAAGATCACCCCTGAGCCTCTTCACATGGGTGACGCGTCTCCCTCGTCTCTCCCTCCTTCCTCGGTGACCCCTGTCCCGTCCTCAAATGTTCTTCCTCCCGCACCCACGAGCGTCCCAGCTCCCACGTTCATAGCTCCTATCGCACCGTGTCCAGGGGCCACGAGGGCTTTGGTCCCCCGTCTATCCTCACCCAGTCCTCCAGTGTACCCGAGCTCCTCGTCACCGGTGCCTCCTCTTCCACAAGTCACCGATGCCTTCCGACCTTCAGCTCAGAGGCCACGTAAGACATGGGACCTCTCTGTCTTTCCAGTTAAATGTCCGGATGCCGGAGACGCCGGGAGTGTGTCGGTGCTCCACAACCAGGGCAGTGCAACAATGGACCCGATGGCCGCTCAAGATTTGAAGGATCGGGTGGCGGATGTCAGCAGCAAAACGTGGGATCCCCTTCCCAGCCAAGACCTTCAGGTCCAATCGCGGCCTACTCCCTCTCCCCCCATCAGTCCGACACTCCAGAATCCCAGTGAGAATTCACCAGCTCATGAGGCCTTGCCCGCCCCATCCTCTGGCTCCCCCCAGCTTTTGCCGACTTCTCCTTTCCCACTCGGACAGCCCCCGACACTCCCCGGAGGCATCCTGGTGCACCACCTCTACCAGGATCCCCTGTACCCCGGCTTCCCCCAAGGAGAGAACGGCAATGTGCTGCCAGCTCCAGAGTTTTCTCTCCGCACTTCGGGAGAAGACCTCCCCCAGGGTGAGGGATGTCAAATCAAGTATTGCAGCACCTCGTGTCAGTCTGCTGATGGATGATTTTTCTTCCACAGATGTAAACATCTTGAGGTTTTTCTTCAACTTGGGTGTGAAGGTAAAGCAGCAACATCACGCATGTAGCACGTACACCATAATGAGCCCATGTTACGTCCACTTTGATTCAGATGTTCATTGTTTTGCTTTAGGCATACACTTGGCCCTTCTACATGCCCTACCTGTACCTGCTGCCCCTCCAGCAGGCCCACATCATGCAGCCCCGAGTCCAGATGCCCCACTCCCCTCCCGAAGCCCCCCTCCAGCCCACGTGTCCCTCCGCAGCGGTTCCTGTGCAACCAGGTGAGCTCGCTAACGGCTGTGGTGACACGTGGCCTGCAACCCACAGACCTGCGTACCAGGCAGCGGGATCCGACATGCTGACTCCACAGTGTGCCGCGTTGCCGTCGTACCCTCAGGACCCCCACGCCAATGTGCTCCACAGAGGCTCCCTGGATGCTTTTCCAGTCAACGCGGCGCTTGCATATAATACGGGTATCAACATACTTGACAGTCTTTCTTGTTTACATCGTAATAGATTGCTGATTTTCTctcaccagaaaaaaaaaatatcggtCAGGCTGAAACGGATTCATTATATTTCAGCTCATTTGTGTGCAATAATATGTTTTGAAATACCCGCGTGGTCCACCCAGCTCAAGGCACCAATGAATTCTGCTTTCGGATGAAGTTTCACGAGGAACCTAAAATGGCACCGGAACCTTTCCAGGTGAACTTATCAGCAGCTTCGAAGAAAGCCAACTGAAGTTCATGTGTAAAGGATCTAGTGCGTTGTAGGTTCATTCTGAAATTTCACCTGATTGGAATTTTTTATGAGTAGTGTTATTTTAAGTTTATGTCGACACACATCGTGTACGTTACAAGAGTTTTTCCGCTGTTTTCAGGAGACAATGGCATGAACGCGATGCCGCGGCCTGACATCCCCCCAGCACTGGTACTGTATCTCCTTGTATCTCCTTTTTTCGATGTCGTGTGGAAGCTATTGAGAAAAGTGGGTTGTTGTTGGGGAGGGGGCAGGAAATTCAGGCGataatggtcttttttttttttttaaaccaatgtgctgtttgtttttttttgtttttttttgaaatattttgttggattttacagattttttttacacactattAATGTCTGTAATTTAACTAAGCAGTCTAATAGTGCAGTGGTTATCTAACAttttatgcaatttttttttaaacattaaatAGCTCTCTATGTAATTTTGTAG
The sequence above is drawn from the Syngnathus scovelli strain Florida chromosome 1, RoL_Ssco_1.2, whole genome shotgun sequence genome and encodes:
- the otud4 gene encoding OTU domain-containing protein 4, encoding MSRAGNMQASEEETLMDDYLASIGLHRKRVAKDGSCLFRAVAEQVLHSQSLHLQVRTQCVSFLRQHRESYEAFIEGDFEEYLQRLQDPQQWAGEVEMNALAVMFKRDFVIFQEPGKSPVDITGNKFKEKFQLIFLNGNHYDSVYPISHIKNAALCQSILYELLYADVFQLSRHTVTSCQSRGRTSERLTDDSMAPCLSSDDSDSEAENLFRSNNSRMRGRGRGLPLPESVRRSLSESLYRNVAYDVWHKSKKAQLKQDYCMAAGMQYTVGQRCQVWLDGSEQSYNATIEEIPPDDGPVTIYTEEEGQLRVPLWSLRPVTSESPEWNPVHRRERRVCNGQQEGPRGSGKSGPKSSGFRVVSSGRGYQQKSRAPHEDPRRYKRSSADTLSFGTTSGEPKEEEQVEIHLKDELSFPALRSPLEVVGRRSLPAAETQKITPEPLHMGDASPSSLPPSSVTPVPSSNVLPPAPTSVPAPTFIAPIAPCPGATRALVPRLSSPSPPVYPSSSSPVPPLPQVTDAFRPSAQRPRKTWDLSVFPVKCPDAGDAGSVSVLHNQGSATMDPMAAQDLKDRVADVSSKTWDPLPSQDLQVQSRPTPSPPISPTLQNPSENSPAHEALPAPSSGSPQLLPTSPFPLGQPPTLPGGILVHHLYQDPLYPGFPQGENGNVLPAPEFSLRTSGEDLPQDVNILRFFFNLGVKAYTWPFYMPYLYLLPLQQAHIMQPRVQMPHSPPEAPLQPTCPSAAVPVQPGELANGCGDTWPATHRPAYQAAGSDMLTPQCAALPSYPQDPHANVLHRGSLDAFPVNAALAYNTGDNGMNAMPRPDIPPALGRAAPLAHIPPGGHRAPHHHPSVGCNTDEIDESANLRLGASRHYRGRRPGGRGGYRRRRGREPGNYF